Genomic segment of Pochonia chlamydosporia 170 chromosome 1, whole genome shotgun sequence:
GACATTTGATCCTTCAACATCAGATGTCATGGCATCacatctactccgtacttacTTAAGTATGGGCACGTAGGCtggctgtctggtgcactAAACTCAGAAGATACAACCAGCGTAGAACCCTTCGATGACTTTCTCAACTCGGCTGCGACATTCAGCTAGCGGCTTGCCGAGGAAAAGACGCGGACGAATGACACTGTAGTCGTCTGTAACGGTAGGTGTCGGGTGACTCGAGTCCATGACTGATTCTGTTCCCGCTTCCGTGGTCAGTGCCCAGACGATGAGGTCCTTGTGTTTCCCTGGCTCTAAAAAGCTTGTAGTACGAGGGTTCTCAAACGGTGTCGTTTTCAACATGAGCAAAACGTTGGCCACATGCGCGCCCACAAGCGCCGTGGCTTGGGAGGTGCCACTCATAAGCTTCGTGTTGGACATGCAATTTGAACCTTCCATGCCCACGTCCCCTTGGTTGAGTGCCAGAGGCCAAGCCGCTTCGACGTCTTCGCCCTGGATGGCCAAGTTGCGACAGCACCTACGACCTGGAGGGCTGAAGTTGGAACGTTTTCCTTCTTTATCGACGGAGTAAATCGCGGAAACCTTGGGATCCGACGCAGGATAGCCGAAAGCATAAGTGTCCTTATCCGTACATGTATCTTTCATGttgccatgtctgccaaGAACGGGCACCTTGCAGTGGTGGTGGGCAGCGGCGCCGAACCAGACATGCTCAGCTTCTGCGATGGCTTGCGATATCAACACGCTGAATTTGTTGAAAGTAAATGCCATAATCAATACCTCAACTCCACATTCTTTCACGAGCCAGCGGGTCGCCTGAAAAATTCAGTCAGTCCCAAGACTCTCAAGATTCCCCAAGACACCCGGAGACTCCCAGCTggtctggagtctggagtctggagtcATGCACGTGTGTGCAATCAcaccagccacagccacagccacagccacacAGAATCGGGGTTAGGGTTGTTTTCTTACCTGTGCCACATATTCTTCTGTGTCTGGTTCCGAGGTGTTCTGCTTATATACACGAGCAATATATAAACGACACTGCGGCGCGGTGGCTTCGAGGATTGCATATGCGAGATGGGTGCCGTGTCCAACCTTATCCGTCATGGCCCCGTCAGGCTTCATGTTGTCACCCGTGAAATCTTTACAGCCGCCAACAGAAATACGCCCAGAATCAAGGTGCTCCTTGAACATGGGATGGGTCAGATCGATGCCGGTGTCCTCGAGTCCTATCTTGACTTCAGCAGACTGATGCTTTTTCAGGTACCTCAGCAATTTCCTTGGCAACTTCCTGACCCTTTGGCCGTTCAGTTCCCTGAAACAGGCGGATATTAGTGTCTTGCATCTACTGGAAAGTTAATGACATGAACTTATCTCACATTGCATCGCGGCATGGTAGCTTCGATCCCTTTAAAAGACGATAAACGTCATTCATGTTGATTGCATGCGGCTCAGCCCAATTGACCTGCTCCCAGGTCCAGCCGCTCTTAATGAAAAATCTCTCTAGTGGTTCTATCGCCCTTTCGTAGAACCACTGGTCGAAAGACTGCCGTTGCAATACGTCCATGTCCTGCTCGGCCTGGTCTTCTACGGCAAGACAAAAGCCAACCGACGCCAGCCGGTTGGAGACGTCATCCTTTTCATAGGCCATTCGCAGTCTCTCCGCAAGCTTGGAACGGTCCACAGGCAATTTTATGTCTTGCGGAGACTGCATGTGTTCCTGCTCACAACGGACGACCTGGTCAGGTTTCTCCCCTAGCTCTATCTGTGCGAGCACAATTCCGAGTGCCTGTACCTCATCTAGGCTGGGGGCCAAGATATCCTCAGACCGCTTCGGCTGAACCATCAGTTTACCAGGTTCCATGGACAAAAAGAGCTTGTCCAGAAAGAATACCGGCGTTCCCTCATCGTCAAGTCGGTAGAAGACCGAGACGGTGTCTAATGTCATCGGTGAGCTAGCCCACCTCGTTCCGACAAGGTGCAGGGCAGCGCGACAAAGAATGAGCTCTATCATCCGTTTGGCATCTACTGTCAACTCCACTGTCTTTAGAAGCTGCCGTAGAGTGCATTCCCTCATCTTGCTGACTGGTTCCCCGTCGATAACCGCAGCTTCACCAATTCTCAAGATCTTCAGCCCTTCCGCCGAACGCCCAACATCTAAACATCTGCCCTTGACTTTCCCATACCTCTTCTGGCAAAGGCGATTCCTCGTTGGCAACGGTGACCCAGTATCAGCTTGCAGCCTGGATTGAAAAGAGAAACTGGTGGTTAGCCTTCACTGCGAAATTAGAAGTGGACGAGGAGTAGACagtcgacatggacatggacaaccaCCATCCGACGCACCTTGAGCACGAGACAGCGAATTTACACTCTTGGAGCATTCCTTTGCCTGAAAGAACAATAGATAACGACTTAGCTTCGTCACTCAAGTTCCACCGTGGATCAAGATATAGCTTGGCTTCATGGCAATGCCCcagccgaggacgaggacgacgactGTGAGGCTCTGGACACCGGCAGGGCAAGCAACATAGGGACTCGCGGAGTGACTCAGCGCTGCAACGAATGGCCTCGATCGCCTTGCTATCGACCGCACGCACCGGTAGCACCCTTGTTGACTCCATCCCAGCCGTGCTGATGTCTTGATTACCAAGTCGGACCTGGCCTCGGGCGGTTTTGACCTCGCTATCAAATTGCTGATATGCTAGAGATTATTGTCAGAGATGCCACATTTTCCTATATCTTTGAGTTCCACTGTTTCCTTCCCCGTTGATATAGCAACTTCCGGTTTGTATATATTGGGAATGCTTACTATGCTGGGCCAGCTGGGCATGGATGTCGGCCGCCAGGTTCCGACAAGGCTTTTATTATTCTTGCTTTCACAGAGAAGTTTGTATGCTGCGAGTATAACAAAGAGAGAATGTCTGTACAAAACCCTCAAGGCCGCCTGTTGTAACAATTGTTCGACGTCGGGCGGACGAAAGCGTGCAAGGGGTGATGGGTTGAGGTGAAAGAAGATCAAAAGAAAGCTGAGAAATGGGCGGAACGACGCCGCTTCTTTATAGCTGACAATGAAAGCCTGTTAAGAATGGTCTACTCGGCGACGATAGAAGTTCGGGTCCTTTCATGGTTGGATTATCTCGTTGAACAAAGAGCCGGGGAGCCTATGAGGGCGAGGCAAGCAGACAGCTCAACAAAGAAAACGGGTCCACGGGGGGCTTAGCTGTAATGGCTTCTGTATCGggtgaaaaagaaaaaaacacTTGATCTAACTAATCTGTTCGGCGTGAACTGTTTCCATTATGATTGCAATAGTCCATGAACTTCCCTCCGACTCAAGCTTTCCAAGCTGCTCAGAGTGCGTGTGCATCTGCTGTTCGACGAGCGTTCTCGTACCAAGACAGAGGATCAGAAGTAATACTGGACGATATCCTGCTACATGTAGCCCGGGTTTTAGAACAATTCGCGTCACGGGTGCCATCAATATGGTTGTCCACCCCAGGCACCCTCGGAAATCTTTGCGAAACACCCGCAAAGCTCCCTGATCATTTGCCCCCTTTCACTGTCCTTGCACTCAAAAAAACTGTAAGTACTTTACGTAGTTGAATCAAAAGCAGCTTCTCTTGTTTGTTGGACGGCGCTCAAGGTCTTTGTGGAAGGGAAGCCACGCGGTACTGATAACAATGGCCGAAAGCACGAGCGGCGCGCATAGACTACAAAGATTAGCTGGAAAGACCCAACTATGCAGAAGACGAGATTGGATATATAAGTAGAATTGGATATTTACATTTGGCAATTGTTTGACACTTTCCCGGAAGATTTAATGTTTTGCCCGGAATTTCGAAGACCTCACCTCAAACACCCGTTCCACTCACAACAGCTACAAGTGAATTCTCACTTTCGGCACCATCACTAACTATCCCACATTGCATCATATCTCCGTATTGCTCTTCCAGAGTACTGCGTAAGGTGTCCATATCTTCTCTCTCGCTCTAACTAACATGTGCAGGAACGCCACCTTGCGATTGTGAAGCCCCTGATACAACACCTCAAAACTACAACTAGTTCCATCGACCGTAGAGCGAGCTCGTACAATGGCACAAAAGGAAGTCTTCGAGATAAAGCAGCGAACAGACAAATGCCTCCAGCTCATCAAGGACTGGAGATGCCTGGAATGCGCATTGCTGGACGATATTCACGCGTTACTATGCTCATGGCGCTGCGACGAAGACTCACGGTTCCTTCCAGACGAGTCCACTTACCTGGATTTGCGGCTACGAAAATTCCCTCTGCTGGCCAGATACATTGAAGAGCTCTTGGACGACATGTATGGCCTCATACAGAGTGAGTATGGGATATCAGCGCCTCGGGGAGTCGTCGCTAAGTCTTTTGTGCGTAGGAATACTCGACAAGGTTTTCGATCTTGACATTTGCATCTATAGAATTTCGTTTATGGAACCAGAGATGGGGGACGACGAGATTAAAAAGGAACTCTATTGCAGGAGGCCGGAAGGTGGCCCTTACCTCGTGAGGACTGACTGTGGCGAGACTCGACAATTCCGCCGAGAAAAATTCTGGTTGTCCGGtgagagaaaagaagctctGGATATCCAGATGCTGCTCTCACGCACGTGTCAGGTGGTGAATCAATGTGGCATCCTCAGCAGAGCGTCTGAGATTCACGGCTATAGAGAGACGCTTaaagttgatgatgaagtcatTGATGGCATACAACAATTCGCAGAACGTTGTCGGATCCTCGTCGAGAACAGTTGGCCCGCTGCCCCGGCCTCGACTAAAGCCCGCTTGGTCTACGGCATGGTTCTTCGGCGCCAAAACCTTTGTTATTTGCGCGACCGGGAACGAAcgctggtcaaggttgagaaaCCAGAAACGCCGCCTCcggccatggccacggccacggccaccGCAATGGCAACTGGAGAGCCCGTGTCTGCCTCCATGTCATATTCGCAAGCTATGAAGCCCAAGCTTATCCAATCCATTGGCGAAACAAACTCACTGACTCCTCCAGGATTTTTTACCGGTCTCCGCCTGGGAAGGGTCGTCAGGGATCAAACAGGCCAGCCACGATATCAGCTGAACTGTATGGATAAGATCGGTCACTTGTTCCCTCCTGCCCCTGATGCCGCAAACGATGCGGAATGCTTGGAGTGCCCATACTGCTTTCAAGTCTGCCCTGCGGAAGAACTTCAAGGAGAACGTTGGAGGTAAGCTTATCCCCGTCGAAACTTTACGGTGAAACGCGTCTGTGAGCATCTTACTTACTCCGGCGATCATCAGAGAGCACCTAATGAGGGATCTTATGCCATACATCTGTCTCCTTGATGGCTGTTGTATGGTAGACACCCTTTTCGAACAGCATGAGGACTGGATCTACCACATGGTTAACCGACACGCAACTCAGGTGTGGATATGTCCGGAGCACCCTTTCCTAAAAAAGTTTCGGAGTAAATCCAGAGATGGACTCGAAACACACATCCGCGAGCAGCATCCAGGAGAGGTGCAGGAGGCCATAATGGCAAAGTTCGTCGATGAGTGTGTCCGTCCGGATCCGAGAGTAGAGCCCTTGAAAGAATGTCCGCTCTGCCTGGATGCGCTTGACACGACGCAGATGTCAGTTAATGATATTCTCAACCATGTGTCGGAGCATCTTATTTCTCTCGCGCTACTCTGTCTGCCTCAGGCggatgatgctgcagagAGAACCTCTTTATCCTGAGTAATGTGACGGGCTGAGCTCGAGGTTGGCTCGGCAGCCGCTCTCGCCTCTAGTCTCGGGGACCATCACAAACTAGattgcttccatgtctcatTACTTGTTAAACTTACGAGTTCGcctttgtccttgtcttgCTTTCGatttcttccttagcttcGGATACTTTCTTTATAGTCGCCTAACTAGTTGTGAATACACTCGCTTAGACCGTTACAGATAAAAAGCAACATAAAAAAAGAAGCCTTGAGGCTTTACGCATTGGACTTATTTCTTAATATGTAGTAATCTGGTAGTTATAATGATTACTATCTCTGTATAGATAGAAGATTTAGCCCTTAAGTTTTTGACCTATTAACAGGTTTACAAGTCGGCGCGACGGCGAGTTGCTTCGATTGCCTCGCCATTGACCTTGCGCACCGGGCATGTACGTCCAGGGACCAGGTAGCGCAGCAAGTTTCGAATGTGTTGCCACCCAAATGATACCAACTTTCCCAACCGAGTCGAAGTGGTATTAACGGTGTCGGTCCCTTCCATAGTTGTTAGTCTTTAGTACAAAAATTTCAAATACCTGCGTGGTCaagctggcgttgatgcagaACGGACGGACCTAGCTTGGTAGCTCTGTACTGTGGCTCGATGTACAAGGTGGAAGAACAGCCAGACGAAGAActtgttggaaatggagcAGCCCATCAAATGACTTCTTACTTCTTGGCATTGCTGATAATGAGATTGCAAGTCCAAACATATGTTGAACTACTTGAATGAACTAGAGCTGGACGAGCACAACAGAGCGACACGTACAAACACAACAAGTGGTGCACACAGTCACTCTTTTTTGAACATTTTTCTCGCCGTGGGTTGTATTAGCCTGTGAAAGGCCCGCAGCCTACATATGTATGTTTTAGAGGGCTTTTGTCAGCGTTCTCGACTTGACCACCGTATGTGTAGTGTGTACAGTCTTTGGTCAAAGATATTTGGACATATCCAAGTTTCCACTAACACAggtcaatatgcctcagcacgcaacgcgatatgcgacGGCTTTCCTTGTTTGAATTCTTCCgaccccccactgtacaTCGGCTGACATGAGCATCCccttgggtctggtctgtcccGCAGTTGTGCGGGCGTTGTTGCCGGCCTACAGGGGACGTTCAGAATGCCCTTGTGAGCATGAGAAGTAATACTGAGCGCTTAATCCATAGAGCACAATATGAAGAACGTTGGAGAATGCCGGCAAGAATACCAATTACTGCGAACTCCCGGCTTGGATGACGGACGACTTTGAGAATCGCACGGCACTTAACAAGTGAaaaccagccagacaagtTACAGACTTCAAAGCTTGTCCGTACAGAAGAATGCCGACTGTgtgtgaagaagaagctatTTGCATAGAACAATGACCACAAGCGTGAGCCGCAAGGGATGGATAACATGGCCACAGGGGCTGAACTCAAAGACTAATTTCACGGTCTGGCAAAACACTGGCTCCTGTTAGATTGGGTGCCGTTTCGCAGAATATAGAATAGCTACGGGACCGAAACCCCCCCAAGTTGGATGACCGCCAAAGTTCTATCGCGCCAACAACGTTTTCCTACTcatcccatcttcttgcACACTTGCTAGCCTTTAACGCAACGCTGTCTTTCCAAACCAATCTCCTACAAGAATATAAAATACATATTAATCTCGTACTAATACGTATAGGAATCCCACAGTCCGATTGTGAACCTCGTGTTACAAGATGTCGACTGACATACGGCGAGACCGCATTTCATGGACCTTGAAAGCCTTAAGCAAGGAGCAAGACAAGCCTTTCGAAATACGAAATCAAACACAGAGATGTCTCTCGATCCTGGAGGAGTCGGCAGTCCTGGAATCTCCAACTCTGCAGGATATCAGATCTGAACTGCGCGGCTGGGCTCACGATGCGGAGCACACTAGTAGCTCGTTGTGTTTAGACTCTCGATTAAGAGACGCCCCCGTGATTGCCGACTTCATTAAAGCGCTCTTGGATGATCTGGAACGTCTTATACACAGTGAGTACGACGACGGGACTCTTGGAACTCTTACTGATGAGAATTGTTGGCAGATATCATTTTCAACATCGTGGAAACAGTCTGCTTCATCACGGATGCTGTTACAAGAGACTATGGAGACGACATCTACGAGAACTATATTACGAAGCACGACTCTGCGTACATGCAAACTCTGGCCTCGCATATCAAGAACGGGACACCGcaagccgcagcagcagcggcccTTCGAGTTGGGCAAGTGAGGTACAATGAACTGGTGTTTTTGCGCAAGCAGCGAGAGGAAGCCATTACCATTCGAAAGCTACTCTTTAGCACCTGTAGGTATATCGAAAGATCAGGGGTGCTTAGCCGGATTTCCGAAATCCATGGGTACAGAGAGGCGATCGAACCCGGTAATGCGGCCAAGGATCCCATTCAGCAATTCCAAGAAGACATTGAGGCGGTCGTTCAGACCCGTCATCCCAAGGCTCAGGAGTCCACCAAAACCCGCTTGGTATATGCCGCGCTTCTTCGGCGACAGAATCTTGGCTACTGGCGAGACCGAGAACGCAGAATCAACGAGTTCGAAGAAGACGTGGAAGGAAGCATGATAGGAGGAGACAAGGGAGAGGCGATAAGACGAATCAAGAGAGGACTTGGATTCAAGAGAGGAAACGGGGAAGGAGCAAGACCGTCCACGTCCATGGCCACGTCCACGTCGCTCCCCGCATGCATCGCTTGGGAGGCAGGCAATGACTGGTATCCAACGATGCACACTTCAACCTCCGCCGACGGCACCCTCCTACCGTGGTCGCAGCTCATGAAGCCGCAGCTCAGGTCCGCTGCTTCCTCTACTCCGCCTGACTTCCCAGGGCTCACCGAGTTCACCGAGCCCCGGGTGTACGAGAAATATGAGCTAAGCAGTCGGTGTCTGCGCCGGATAGACAAGCTCTTACCTCCTGCTCCGGGGAAGAAGGACGGCAGGGAATATGAGATATGCCCATACTGCTTTCGAGTCTGTCGCTCTGACGAACTACAGGGCGCATCATGGAGGTAAGGCACCTTTGAGCCTTTGAGGTATCCGGCATTGTTTGCGAGACACATTTGCACATTTACACATTTACTTACTGCGGTGACTCATTTAGGGAACACATTACTCGAGACCTGATGCCGTATGTCTGTCTTCTGGGCGCCTGCTCCAAACCCGACACCATCTTTGGATCATTCAAAGAATGGGTACATCATATGGTCAGCCAGCATCCGACAAAGGAGTGGTCATGCGACAGCACTGAACACTACTGGGGGTTTCGATCCAAATCCAGAGATGCATTCGAAAAACACATCCGCGAGGAGCACCCGGGGCAGCacgaggaggaggctgccCTGGCGGAGCACATTGACGAGGAGTGTCTCTTCGCGGATGCCAGAACCAAGCCACTGACAGAGTGCCCGCTGTGCATGGACGCGCTTGATACGACACGACTGTCAACCATTCATATTCTCGGCCATGTGGCAGAGCATCTTATTTCTCTGGCGCGGCTCTCCCTGCCGCCTGGCCTGCCTGAGGCGGACGGTGCCGTTGGGGAAACGTCACGGTCCTCTTCATGTGTCAGCATGTGAAGGTGTCCTGAACAGAACCAGGGACACAAAACTTGACGGTCCTCACGTCAGAATCATTTCTCGACGTGTGGCAATTTCAACAATTGTCACAGTTGTCATGTCTCCGTGGACAGGAGATCCACACCCCTGACTTTCAACCTTTCAATGGGTACGCTATAATGCTTATTTTGGAATGTTATCAGGGTATCTCGATGCGTGGCAATTTCAACAATTGTCACAGTTCTCATCTCTTCGTGGACAGGAGATCCACACCCTTGATTTTCAACCTTTCAATGGGTTCGCTATAATGCTTATTTTGGAATGTTGTCGGGGTAGCAGGGATTTGTGGCCAAAGAGAAAAACGGACATCACACCACACGGCGTCTTCCACCCTCCTCTTCAAAAGAAACGTCATGGTTGGCATAGATACACACTGGCTACTATACAAAGAAACGACGGACCAAGTTTACAAAGAGCCCAACCCAATATGTGGCTGATGTCAAAGCTCCAGAGCGTTGGATCTTCCACATCACAATCCCACTGTTTGTCACTTCTTGCTTTTACACCGCATGTACCGTTCGAGTCCTTTGTCTCATATTTTTCATAGTTAATCTAAAAACATATTCTTCCCTCTCTACATTCTAAAAAAGGGTTACAAACTCCTGCCTCCCACTTATTAGCACCCCGGCGCAGGCAGAGCACCATCTCCAGTAGCCGTCTTAAACAAGGCCAACTCGGCGGCGCGGCGACGCACCAAGCCCGGAAGAACCACGCCGCCACCCCTATTCCAGAGAGGCAGCTCCTGCGAGACAATGGTGTTGGCATCGTCGCCCCGGTTGAGCCCCTTGATGAGGTCCGACGACCGCACGTTGCCGCAGCCCACGTTGAAGGCCCAGCTGACGAGGGCGCCGTACTGGTTGGCATTGAGGACGACGTTTTGACCCGTCGCCATGGTCATGCAGTTCTCGGCGCCCTGTGATGTGGGAAATGTTCGTGTTAGCAGAATTCcttgcttctttggcttgTTTGTCAGATTCAGGTCTTGGGGGAAGCATTTACCGCCATGTCGGTGCTCAGGAGCGCCTTGCCGTTCTCGACGGACAGCGGAATGGGGTAGGGAACCTCTGCGCAGCGAGGCCGCTGGCAGAGATGGCCATATCCGACTGTTTCTTTGCCTACGGGGTCGAGGTCTACGGCATTGTTAGTAGAGCGGTTTGGTTTGCGACGTGCCGTGGCAGCAGTGTGTTGCACTTACAGATGTCCGGGCGCCAGCCTTCAAACTCGGCGATGAGGTCAATAGTGGCGGCATTGCCCTTGGGAATAGTGCAGCCTTGGGCGACGGAggcgccaatgatggcgagGGCGGCGGCTTGGACGGTGAATTTGACCATTTTGGTAAAAgtggtgtttgcttgggTGTGAAGACGGACTGTAGTTGCTGGAGTTGGAAAGAttgcttgatgttgatgatggttttTCAGAAGCGACATCAACGTCGTTTTATAGTCGACAGGTTCGCGAAGGCTACATGTCCATTTAGATAATCTACAGCCAAGAAGACTTGGCTTTTACCGCGCCATGAGTCTTGAATTCCCGCATTcagccttgccttgccctgCCTGCTCGTGTACATATTCCCACACGAGCGGGCCTTATGCCGATCAGATtatttttccttttcttttttc
This window contains:
- a CDS encoding subtilase family domain-containing protein, which gives rise to MRECTLRQLLKTVELTVDAKRMIELILCRAALHLVGTRWASSPMTLDTVSVFYRLDDEGTPVFFLDKLFLSMEPGKLMVQPKRSEDILAPSLDEVQALGIVLAQIELGEKPDQVVRCEQEHMQSPQDIKLPVDRSKLAERLRMAYEKDDVSNRLASVGFCLAVEDQAEQDMDVLQRQSFDQWFYERAIEPLERFFIKSGWTWEQVNWAEPHAINMNDVYRLLKGSKLPCRDAMELNGQRVRKLPRKLLRYLKKHQSAEVKIGLEDTGIDLTHPMFKEHLDSGRISVGGCKDFTGDNMKPDGAMTDKVGHGTHLAYAILEATAPQCRLYIARVYKQNTSEPDTEEYVAQATRWLVKECGVEVLIMAFTFNKFSVLISQAIAEAEHVWFGAAAHHHCKVPVLGRHGNMKDTCTDKDTYAFGYPASDPKVSAIYSVDKEGKRSNFSPPGRRCCRNLAIQGEDVEAAWPLALNQGDVGMEGSNCMSNTKLMSGTSQATALVGAHVANVLLMLKTTPFENPRTTSFLEPGKHKDLIVWALTTEAGTESVMDSSHPTPTVTDDYSVIRPRLFLGKPLAECRSRVEKVIEGFYAGCIF
- a CDS encoding lysozyme (similar to Verticillium dahliae VdLs.17 XP_009656810.1); protein product: MVKFTVQAAALAIIGASVAQGCTIPKGNAATIDLIAEFEGWRPDIYLDPVGKETVGYGHLCQRPRCAEVPYPIPLSVENGKALLSTDMAGAENCMTMATGQNVVLNANQYGALVSWAFNVGCGNVRSSDLIKGLNRGDDANTIVSQELPLWNRGGGVVLPGLVRRRAAELALFKTATGDGALPAPGC